The genomic DNA cctcactagggcagagtagagggggaggagaaactccctcgacctgctgcccccCCTCTTCTTaacacaccccaggatgccttcttggccacgagggcacgctgctggctcatgtttagctgaCTGGGCTTTTGGCAAGCCTGAAAGGTAAGCAAAGTGCTTTCCATAAGCCTGAAAGGTAAGCAAAGTGCTTTCCATCCTTGTGGCGTTTGGTCTCCAGCTGCCTTCTAGGGGAAAGGATGGAATCCAAAGAGGCTGTTTGGCTGCTTCTACCTTTCAGCCTTCTTGAGCCaaaagaaagtaattaaaaatacatcGTGGCTATCTGGCTTCTCATTATTGTTGTTCTTGACTGTGCTTGTGTCTCTGCTCCTCAGACAGCAGCATGACAGTGCGGCGTTACTGCACCGCTTGGCCAGCACCTGCTCGGTGCAGCGCGAGGGCTCGCCGGGCCACCAAGAGCCCCCCGGGCAATGGGCCTGTGGCTGCACCGGGCAGTGCCCAGTCACCAGGCCCTTGGCCCATGGCACAGCTCACCCCTGGGCAGGGGAAAGGGCTTGGGGAAACACCGGATAGCTCTCTGTCCTACAGTCATCCCAGCAAAATGAAGCTGTTTCAGGAGCATGTCTGTAAGTGCAGGTAGGTTCAGTTTGCCTTCACAGCATCACTTGCCTGGGCTGGCTACAGGTTTCACCTCATAGCATATATGGACATTGGTTTGGGGTTTAGCTCGTTATCAGCAAATCTCTGGTTGAATGTATATGGGCAATGGGCAGAGAAGAGACCTCTTTTGGGTAAGTTGTTCTGCTCCTCCTTGCAATGCATGAAGATTGACACTGTTATCAGGTTAAatttactatagaaaagaggggctgaagggagagggaagggagttaaaatcttctctcttttaaaGCCAGGCAGAGTtttgcagattgatgtgttttACAATCTAAACttgaaaaggatttttaaacTTTGAACAAAAAGCATGGTAATATCAAGGAACTCTGAACTTTGCTTTTGAAAGTGTGAGTAGTATATGGTTCATGGATTTAGATGTACTGTGTCATATTTCCCCTGTAATTGAAGCTTTGCAATGAATGCtttcagctttcagaaaaatattctcaAGACAGCTTTTAAATTAAGTGAAATGGCTGCTGAAGAAGCCCTGAGTGTCTCCGCTCATTGATGAGAAGGTTTCCAACAtaaggcagcagaggcagaagcaTCAGTAGTTAGACTGTGATATACAGTGGCCCCACTCACTTCCTGGTACTAATATATACAGCATGTAGAATCTATATAGATTGCTGGTTTTAGTGCTGATTATGCCATGCTCAAAAAATCAAATGGCCTCAAAGTATGTAGTTCGAACAGGGAGAAGCCCATAGGTCTGCCTGCCCTCACATGTCCCTCCCAGGGCAGGACTCCAGAGGCCtcagctcaggggctgcagtGAGTTGCGCCTCCTGTGCTGATGTACTCGGCTGCATGGCACATCCTGTCAGCTTTTGCTCTCTACCACCCTGTCACGGGCCAAGCCTATCTGGCAATgaagccccacacagctgcttgctcccttcccctccccacagctccagtgggatggggaagggaatcAGAAAAGACAATGAGAACTCGTGAGGTAAGATAagaacaagtataataactgaactaaaataaaatataataccagtaagaagaaagaaagaatgataATAGTAATtgggagaaacaaaacccaaggaaaagGCAAATGCTGACCAATGCAATTAGTCATCTCCCACAGACTGATGCCCAGCCAGCAATTCGCCCCTCCCAGCCAACCCCCCAGATTCATATACTGGGCATGAAATAGCCCTCTGGCTAGTTCCaggcagctgtcctggccatgctccctcacaGCTTCTTATGCACACACTGGCCTCCCCCCAAGCCCAGCCTACTCACtagcagggcagggtgagaagcagaaacagccttgatggtgtgcaagcactgctcagcaataaccaaaacatccctgtgttatcagcaTTCTCTTTagcataaacccaaaatacagccctggagaagctactaggaagaaaactaaCACCACAAGCTCAGAGCAGAGCATCGCACAGCCCTTCGCACTCCTCACGCTAAGGCAGTGACGAGCCCAGCTCCTCACTGAGAGGCTGAAGGGGACAACATGGTAAAGTTTTCCTAGGCACCTAGATTTTCTTGTAAGGACACTTGAGGTTCAGATGGTTTACAAGATTTAAACACCTAAAATTAATCCCTGGCAGGGATTTCGTATCGTTTGCAAAAGCACCCTGACCCTGCAACTCTGGATTTCAGCATATGCTCCACTGGGTTCAGGGAAACTGAAGACTCGGTGCACATAAACTCTTACGAGAGGTTTGCCTTGTGAGGAAACACAGGGTCAGTGTGCAGGCACAGGAATGGCAATGGCTGCTGCATTCTCATAAGGGGAAAGAGAGCtttcaaagcaattaaaatagcAACACAGATCTATTACAACTAATGCCTTGGGACCAACAGGTTTCAAAGCGCCGATTACCCAGCGGCCAAAGGAACAGTGCTGATTATTTTATTGCTGTCTTTAGAGCTGCCTTGTCGTCCCTGAAGGGCAGCAAGCACCATGACTCGTGACCATTCAGTGTTGGCTGCTTTAGGAGAAGAAATGCCTATGGAAAGAGTTTTTTACCTAATCCTCTCAGTAGACTGAGTGAGATCTGAAAGCATGAAGCTTTGTGTTTCTTATACCAAAAAAGGCTTATAATGTTTTCTGGTCATAAGGGTAGTTGTTTCCATTATATACAATAAAGGTCTAACATAGCAACCTTAGTAGGCTTTTAAATGAGTTCAGCAAGCTAAttaggtttaattttttttacagtgatgaCACACTTGCTTCCCAGCATGCTGGTCTATGTCAGGTTTTCCTATTCTTTGTTTATTGTAGTTTTGCTCTAAACATTTTGCTCCAAAGCTATAATCCTATATGTGATGCTCAATAATTAGCTCTGTGAAAGTATCACTTTGGATATATCTAGAGTGTAGTTGCACCCAGGTAATAAGTGCCTTGCTAAAAAAATCATTGATAACTTGCCTGTCTACAACATCTTCATTCATATAAATGCTAAAGCATGATTTACACTACATGGTTCCTAAGGGGTTTtgtactgttttttttaaaaaggctaaATATTTGAATACATTAGGCAGGATAAGAGAAGCTGAGAACTGTTTACAAGACTACTAGAGCAAAAATTACAAAAGGCCTGTTTGGTGTGAATGTCACCATTGAGGTGTTCAGGCTCAATGGTTTTAACTTCCAGTGGGACAGGTCCAAGTGGCAGGTGCGAAGAGGCAAGGAAATCACAGAAGACCTCTGCCCTACAGGGCACCCTTTAGTAATCATCAATAAATACTTTCATAGTTTTatggttttcctttctcatgCTCCTCAGAGCTGACAGCAAGTGCAGAGGACAGTCAGAATGAAAACCAAAGCTCTGTAAAACCTAATCGACATGTCCCAAAACCAAGCAGTTTTGGGACACATGAAGGAATATGTTTCTCCCTCTGCTTTCAGAGCGGGTGTAGTTTACCATGCACACATTCACCACTTGGAAGCCACTGCTGCAACACCCTCTGACCATATCTGGGTACTGATGCATATAAACATGAAGCTTCTGAAGGATCCTAGGTCCACGTGGGTGCATGTGCACCCTAAGGGTTCTGTATGTGCATAGCTTTCTATGGCCCCATCAGGTGCTGACAGAGATGGGAATCTCAATGGAAACAGGGAGATGCTTCCAGCAGATGGACAGACAGGCAGACAACACCATGCTTGGTCCTCTGGGAAGACCATGTGAACCCTGTCCCAGCAGGGCATCAAATCCTGCCTCCATGCATCCTGGAAGCACTGgaagcattttccttttgttttctgggtgtttggtttggtgggttttttactttctttgcaCATTTCATACACTTGTAATCCTCATAAAGCTTTCTCATCTTTGTCCAGGGGTAAAGTAAAGGCCGTTAGTTTCCTCTTACCAATGGACACGTCAGCATATGCTGAAATGCACAGTTCCCTTCAAAGCCCACGAAATCAGAGCACAAAGCAGGCAACCACCATCGCTGAAAAGGATATGTGAGACGCTGAATTTTTAAAGGCCTGTTGATTCTCGAGATAAATTGGACTTGAATGACAGCTGTGTGTCAGATTCCTTTCCTGCAAAACACTTTGGCAAGATGCCTGCAGACAGTCACCCAGCCTGTGTTTCAGGTCACTGGCCCAGTgttcagcatggaaatggaagCCACAACAAAGCCGTCTGGAAGCCCATACACTATGATGAAGCCACACGATAGCGAAGGTATCTCCACAAAGTTGCTTCTGCACAACATATCTCGAGGATCTCTTGCCTTAGGACTGCTGCAAACGGTGTTGAAGCTGGTTTGGATGTGTTTGTCCCAAAAAGCGGAACCCATGTCACCACTTGCGTTTGCTGATTCCCTTGCCAGAAAGGTATTCGATgcaaatgacaaaaaaagagCTATTAAAGAGCTTGGGAGGTTTGCTCTGAAAAACTTTAAACTTCACAGTACTAATACAGCAGAGTTAAGAGGGCATTACAGAGCCAGTTAATGTCACTCTGAATTTCTGC from Colius striatus isolate bColStr4 chromosome 12, bColStr4.1.hap1, whole genome shotgun sequence includes the following:
- the CCDC195 gene encoding putative coiled-coil domain-containing protein 195; protein product: MEGNTHLLQLVRTMRSQINKLERENRALRGELQVCEQRTVLQERDAARGDSSMTVRRYCTAWPAPARCSARARRATKSPPGNGPVAAPGSAQSPGPWPMAQLTPGQGKGLGETPDSSLSYSHPSKMKLFQEHVCKCRGKVKAVSFLLPMDTSAYAEMHSSLQSPRNQSTKQATTIAEKDM